One segment of Cyprinus carpio isolate SPL01 chromosome B20, ASM1834038v1, whole genome shotgun sequence DNA contains the following:
- the LOC109056947 gene encoding tumor necrosis factor alpha-induced protein 2-like isoform X4, with translation MMSFSKARKDVCQITGIEGTADEEPKEQCQKEKNKMKKPNTLKIKNLMKHRKNSKSEAALTSETLLEVDLDAIEGIAYSPGDPQVECQKQKNIGKISAKIKKWQRNSKSPETPTDNAVELDFNGNLEQNRLAEAQQQLLEAEECLFSSKEVTRGKDEEDKLQMDYEIFILRLRLVIQDSFIEDNQETLKSALISIVKEEAQDRRWAEVAADQRPIWRPTRCRQFHDTLLQIIVEQRMKNADEQNNLADNLSTSLKREVFRLGKQVQKDLLRVVRNLRECYPPDFDICRLYARLYHQAFSTRLQEFSRSNISSEECLYILSWIVEYYPKDVLKYKELEEHINSSSLGPLLPEEDLERLEKQYFSYKENEIRKWLSNAFEKEVKKWSDDIEPELMDGYYFSNFALDVLPLVDGAVKDVNTLLSSEDKAWSLLNQLDSFFLSYKTSLEKLIKRNPENIPKTLSANLDNIYQFRDYVQKPEHPFSEDTRTACLSTLADLKNICHKYFLSRIHTELKPLYQKLWTKVWFAGHSEVVEELVKELENYIENFKELKPVCREELLAELHVEVMVEYVRRMMKRKLKLKDKEQQEAAAEFICHDSSKICSVFAKVGSRQEWLSQILHKLSEILKLQDPGSLQIEIVTLARDYPDISEQHVLALLNLKTNLSSSDLRKIKGCLSEIRDTLDTESPTSFFSKVLVKRKII, from the exons ATGATGTCGTTTAGCAAAGCGAGAAAAG ACGTTTGTCAAATCACTGGCATTGAAGGCACAGCTGATGAAGAGCCCAAAGAACAATGTCAGAAAGagaagaacaaaatgaaaaagcCAAATACTTTGAAAATTAAAAACCTTATGAAACACAGAAAGAATTCAAAATCTGAAGCTGCTCTCACCTCCGAAACACTGTTAG AGGTGGACCTTGATGCCATTGAAGGCATAGCATATTCTCCTGGTGATCCTCAAGTGGAAtgtcagaaacaaaaaaacatcggAAAAATATCAGCAAAAATCAAGAAATGGCAGAGGAATTCAAAATCCCCTGAAACTCCAACAG ATAATGCAGTGGAGTTAGATTTCAATGGGAACCTTGAGCAGAACCGTTTGGCTGAAGCACAGCAGCAGCTGTTGGAAGCGGAGGAATGTCTCTTCAGTTCAAAAGAAGTGACCAGGGGAAAAGATGAGGAAGACAAGCTGCAAATGGACTATGAGATCTTTATTTTGCGCCTGAGATTGGTCATCCAGGACTCTTTCATTGAGGACAACCAGGAGACACTCAAGAGTGCTTTGATTTCAATAGTTAAAGAGGAGGCACAAGACAGACGCTGGGCAGAAGTGGCCGCGGATCAGCGACCAATATGGAGGCCCACAAGGTGCAGACAGTTCCATGACACATTACTCCAGATTATCGTGGAGCAACGAATGAAGAATGCAGATGAACAGAACAATCTAGCAGACAACCTGTCTACCTCCTTGAAGAGAGAGGTGTTCCGACTGGGCAAACAAGTGCAGAAAGACCTGCTCAGAGTGGTCCGAAATCTGAGAGAGTGTTACCCACCAGATTTTGACATCTGCCGATTGTATGCTCGGCTCTACCATCAAGCCTTTTCCACCAGACTCCAAGAGTTTTCCAGATCCAATATCAGTTCAGAGGAATGCCTCTATATCTTGAGTTGGATTGTGGAGTACTACCCAAA AGATGTACTGAAGTATAAAGAACTAGAGGAGCACATCAACAGTTCATCACTTGGACCTCTGTTACCTGAAGAGGATCTTGAGAGATTAGAGAAACAGTACTTCTCTTACAAAGAG AATGAGATCAGAAAGTGGTTATCCAATGCTTTTGAAAAAGAAGTGAAAAAATGGAGTGATGACATCGAACCAGAGCTGATGGATGGATACTACTTCAGTAACTTTGCTTTAGATGTTTTACCA cttgttgatgGGGCTGTAAAAGATGTCAACACACTTTTGAGCAGTGAAGATAAAGCCTGGAGTCTTCTAAACCAGCTGGACAGCTTTTTTCTGAG CTATAAGACAAGTCTGGAGAAACTTATTAAAAGAAACCCAGAAAACATTCCTAAAACTCTCAGTGCTAATCTGGATAATATTTACCAGTTTAG GGATTATGTACAAAAACCAGAGCATCCTTTCTCAGAGGACACCAGAACAGCTTGCCTGTCCACATTAGCAGATCTCAAAAACATTTGTCACAAATACTTCCTCAGTCGAATTCACACTGAGCTAAAG CCGCTGTACCAAAAACTGTGGACTAAAGTTTGGTTTGCTGGACATTCTGAAGTTGTGGAGGAACTGGTGAAGGAGCTTGAGAATTACATAGAGAATTTCAAAGAGCTAAAGCCCGTCTGCAGAGAG GAGCTACTGGCTGAGCTGCATGTAGAAGTAATGGTTGAGTATGTGAGGCGAATGATGAAgagaaaactgaaactgaaagacAAAGAGCAACAAGAAGCAGCTGCTGAATTCATCTGCCACGACAGCAGTAAAATCTGCTCTGTGTTTGCCAAAGTG GGATCCAGACAGGAATGGCTCAGTCAAATACTGCACAAATTATCAGAGATTCTGAAACTGCAGGATCCTGGGAGTTTGCAAATTGAGATAGTTACTCTGGCAAGAGACTATCCTGACATTAG TGAGCAACATGTTCTTGCTCTCCTAAACCTGAAGACCAACCTTTCAAGCTCAGATCTGCGCAAGATCAAAGGGTGTCTGAGTGAAATCAGAGACACGCTGGACACAGAGTCCCCTACTTCCTTCTTTTCTAAAGTACTCGTCAAACGGAAAATCATCTAA
- the LOC109056947 gene encoding tumor necrosis factor alpha-induced protein 2-like isoform X5, which produces MKKPNTLKIKNLMKHRKNSKSEAALTSETLLEVDLDAIEGIAYSPGDPQVECQKQKNIGKISAKIKKWQRNSKSPETPTDNAVELDFNGNLEQNRLAEAQQQLLEAEECLFSSKEVTRGKDEEDKLQMDYEIFILRLRLVIQDSFIEDNQETLKSALISIVKEEAQDRRWAEVAADQRPIWRPTRCRQFHDTLLQIIVEQRMKNADEQNNLADNLSTSLKREVFRLGKQVQKDLLRVVRNLRECYPPDFDICRLYARLYHQAFSTRLQEFSRSNISSEECLYILSWIVEYYPKDVLKYKELEEHINSSSLGPLLPEEDLERLEKQYFSYKENEIRKWLSNAFEKEVKKWSDDIEPELMDGYYFSNFALDVLPLVDGAVKDVNTLLSSEDKAWSLLNQLDSFFLSYKTSLEKLIKRNPENIPKTLSANLDNIYQFRDYVQKPEHPFSEDTRTACLSTLADLKNICHKYFLSRIHTELKPLYQKLWTKVWFAGHSEVVEELVKELENYIENFKELKPVCREELLAELHVEVMVEYVRRMMKRKLKLKDKEQQEAAAEFICHDSSKICSVFAKVGSRQEWLSQILHKLSEILKLQDPGSLQIEIVTLARDYPDISEQHVLALLNLKTNLSSSDLRKIKGCLSEIRDTLDTESPTSFFSKVLVKRKII; this is translated from the exons atgaaaaagcCAAATACTTTGAAAATTAAAAACCTTATGAAACACAGAAAGAATTCAAAATCTGAAGCTGCTCTCACCTCCGAAACACTGTTAG AGGTGGACCTTGATGCCATTGAAGGCATAGCATATTCTCCTGGTGATCCTCAAGTGGAAtgtcagaaacaaaaaaacatcggAAAAATATCAGCAAAAATCAAGAAATGGCAGAGGAATTCAAAATCCCCTGAAACTCCAACAG ATAATGCAGTGGAGTTAGATTTCAATGGGAACCTTGAGCAGAACCGTTTGGCTGAAGCACAGCAGCAGCTGTTGGAAGCGGAGGAATGTCTCTTCAGTTCAAAAGAAGTGACCAGGGGAAAAGATGAGGAAGACAAGCTGCAAATGGACTATGAGATCTTTATTTTGCGCCTGAGATTGGTCATCCAGGACTCTTTCATTGAGGACAACCAGGAGACACTCAAGAGTGCTTTGATTTCAATAGTTAAAGAGGAGGCACAAGACAGACGCTGGGCAGAAGTGGCCGCGGATCAGCGACCAATATGGAGGCCCACAAGGTGCAGACAGTTCCATGACACATTACTCCAGATTATCGTGGAGCAACGAATGAAGAATGCAGATGAACAGAACAATCTAGCAGACAACCTGTCTACCTCCTTGAAGAGAGAGGTGTTCCGACTGGGCAAACAAGTGCAGAAAGACCTGCTCAGAGTGGTCCGAAATCTGAGAGAGTGTTACCCACCAGATTTTGACATCTGCCGATTGTATGCTCGGCTCTACCATCAAGCCTTTTCCACCAGACTCCAAGAGTTTTCCAGATCCAATATCAGTTCAGAGGAATGCCTCTATATCTTGAGTTGGATTGTGGAGTACTACCCAAA AGATGTACTGAAGTATAAAGAACTAGAGGAGCACATCAACAGTTCATCACTTGGACCTCTGTTACCTGAAGAGGATCTTGAGAGATTAGAGAAACAGTACTTCTCTTACAAAGAG AATGAGATCAGAAAGTGGTTATCCAATGCTTTTGAAAAAGAAGTGAAAAAATGGAGTGATGACATCGAACCAGAGCTGATGGATGGATACTACTTCAGTAACTTTGCTTTAGATGTTTTACCA cttgttgatgGGGCTGTAAAAGATGTCAACACACTTTTGAGCAGTGAAGATAAAGCCTGGAGTCTTCTAAACCAGCTGGACAGCTTTTTTCTGAG CTATAAGACAAGTCTGGAGAAACTTATTAAAAGAAACCCAGAAAACATTCCTAAAACTCTCAGTGCTAATCTGGATAATATTTACCAGTTTAG GGATTATGTACAAAAACCAGAGCATCCTTTCTCAGAGGACACCAGAACAGCTTGCCTGTCCACATTAGCAGATCTCAAAAACATTTGTCACAAATACTTCCTCAGTCGAATTCACACTGAGCTAAAG CCGCTGTACCAAAAACTGTGGACTAAAGTTTGGTTTGCTGGACATTCTGAAGTTGTGGAGGAACTGGTGAAGGAGCTTGAGAATTACATAGAGAATTTCAAAGAGCTAAAGCCCGTCTGCAGAGAG GAGCTACTGGCTGAGCTGCATGTAGAAGTAATGGTTGAGTATGTGAGGCGAATGATGAAgagaaaactgaaactgaaagacAAAGAGCAACAAGAAGCAGCTGCTGAATTCATCTGCCACGACAGCAGTAAAATCTGCTCTGTGTTTGCCAAAGTG GGATCCAGACAGGAATGGCTCAGTCAAATACTGCACAAATTATCAGAGATTCTGAAACTGCAGGATCCTGGGAGTTTGCAAATTGAGATAGTTACTCTGGCAAGAGACTATCCTGACATTAG TGAGCAACATGTTCTTGCTCTCCTAAACCTGAAGACCAACCTTTCAAGCTCAGATCTGCGCAAGATCAAAGGGTGTCTGAGTGAAATCAGAGACACGCTGGACACAGAGTCCCCTACTTCCTTCTTTTCTAAAGTACTCGTCAAACGGAAAATCATCTAA
- the LOC109056947 gene encoding tumor necrosis factor alpha-induced protein 2-like isoform X1, whose protein sequence is MSRYLINNPTEAVPAAIDKHGDKGEEDVCQITGIEGTADEEPKEQCQKEKNKMKKPNTLKIKNLMKHRKNSKSEAALTSETLLEVDLDAIEGIAYSPGDPQVECQKQKNIGKISAKIKKWQRNSKSPETPTDNAVELDFNGNLEQNRLAEAQQQLLEAEECLFSSKEVTRGKDEEDKLQMDYEIFILRLRLVIQDSFIEDNQETLKSALISIVKEEAQDRRWAEVAADQRPIWRPTRCRQFHDTLLQIIVEQRMKNADEQNNLADNLSTSLKREVFRLGKQVQKDLLRVVRNLRECYPPDFDICRLYARLYHQAFSTRLQEFSRSNISSEECLYILSWIVEYYPKDVLKYKELEEHINSSSLGPLLPEEDLERLEKQYFSYKENEIRKWLSNAFEKEVKKWSDDIEPELMDGYYFSNFALDVLPLVDGAVKDVNTLLSSEDKAWSLLNQLDSFFLSYKTSLEKLIKRNPENIPKTLSANLDNIYQFRDYVQKPEHPFSEDTRTACLSTLADLKNICHKYFLSRIHTELKPLYQKLWTKVWFAGHSEVVEELVKELENYIENFKELKPVCREELLAELHVEVMVEYVRRMMKRKLKLKDKEQQEAAAEFICHDSSKICSVFAKVGSRQEWLSQILHKLSEILKLQDPGSLQIEIVTLARDYPDISEQHVLALLNLKTNLSSSDLRKIKGCLSEIRDTLDTESPTSFFSKVLVKRKII, encoded by the exons ATGAGCCGTTACCTGATAAACAATCCCACCGAAGCGGTACCAGCTGCAATAGATAAACACGGAGACAAAGGAGAAG AAGACGTTTGTCAAATCACTGGCATTGAAGGCACAGCTGATGAAGAGCCCAAAGAACAATGTCAGAAAGagaagaacaaaatgaaaaagcCAAATACTTTGAAAATTAAAAACCTTATGAAACACAGAAAGAATTCAAAATCTGAAGCTGCTCTCACCTCCGAAACACTGTTAG AGGTGGACCTTGATGCCATTGAAGGCATAGCATATTCTCCTGGTGATCCTCAAGTGGAAtgtcagaaacaaaaaaacatcggAAAAATATCAGCAAAAATCAAGAAATGGCAGAGGAATTCAAAATCCCCTGAAACTCCAACAG ATAATGCAGTGGAGTTAGATTTCAATGGGAACCTTGAGCAGAACCGTTTGGCTGAAGCACAGCAGCAGCTGTTGGAAGCGGAGGAATGTCTCTTCAGTTCAAAAGAAGTGACCAGGGGAAAAGATGAGGAAGACAAGCTGCAAATGGACTATGAGATCTTTATTTTGCGCCTGAGATTGGTCATCCAGGACTCTTTCATTGAGGACAACCAGGAGACACTCAAGAGTGCTTTGATTTCAATAGTTAAAGAGGAGGCACAAGACAGACGCTGGGCAGAAGTGGCCGCGGATCAGCGACCAATATGGAGGCCCACAAGGTGCAGACAGTTCCATGACACATTACTCCAGATTATCGTGGAGCAACGAATGAAGAATGCAGATGAACAGAACAATCTAGCAGACAACCTGTCTACCTCCTTGAAGAGAGAGGTGTTCCGACTGGGCAAACAAGTGCAGAAAGACCTGCTCAGAGTGGTCCGAAATCTGAGAGAGTGTTACCCACCAGATTTTGACATCTGCCGATTGTATGCTCGGCTCTACCATCAAGCCTTTTCCACCAGACTCCAAGAGTTTTCCAGATCCAATATCAGTTCAGAGGAATGCCTCTATATCTTGAGTTGGATTGTGGAGTACTACCCAAA AGATGTACTGAAGTATAAAGAACTAGAGGAGCACATCAACAGTTCATCACTTGGACCTCTGTTACCTGAAGAGGATCTTGAGAGATTAGAGAAACAGTACTTCTCTTACAAAGAG AATGAGATCAGAAAGTGGTTATCCAATGCTTTTGAAAAAGAAGTGAAAAAATGGAGTGATGACATCGAACCAGAGCTGATGGATGGATACTACTTCAGTAACTTTGCTTTAGATGTTTTACCA cttgttgatgGGGCTGTAAAAGATGTCAACACACTTTTGAGCAGTGAAGATAAAGCCTGGAGTCTTCTAAACCAGCTGGACAGCTTTTTTCTGAG CTATAAGACAAGTCTGGAGAAACTTATTAAAAGAAACCCAGAAAACATTCCTAAAACTCTCAGTGCTAATCTGGATAATATTTACCAGTTTAG GGATTATGTACAAAAACCAGAGCATCCTTTCTCAGAGGACACCAGAACAGCTTGCCTGTCCACATTAGCAGATCTCAAAAACATTTGTCACAAATACTTCCTCAGTCGAATTCACACTGAGCTAAAG CCGCTGTACCAAAAACTGTGGACTAAAGTTTGGTTTGCTGGACATTCTGAAGTTGTGGAGGAACTGGTGAAGGAGCTTGAGAATTACATAGAGAATTTCAAAGAGCTAAAGCCCGTCTGCAGAGAG GAGCTACTGGCTGAGCTGCATGTAGAAGTAATGGTTGAGTATGTGAGGCGAATGATGAAgagaaaactgaaactgaaagacAAAGAGCAACAAGAAGCAGCTGCTGAATTCATCTGCCACGACAGCAGTAAAATCTGCTCTGTGTTTGCCAAAGTG GGATCCAGACAGGAATGGCTCAGTCAAATACTGCACAAATTATCAGAGATTCTGAAACTGCAGGATCCTGGGAGTTTGCAAATTGAGATAGTTACTCTGGCAAGAGACTATCCTGACATTAG TGAGCAACATGTTCTTGCTCTCCTAAACCTGAAGACCAACCTTTCAAGCTCAGATCTGCGCAAGATCAAAGGGTGTCTGAGTGAAATCAGAGACACGCTGGACACAGAGTCCCCTACTTCCTTCTTTTCTAAAGTACTCGTCAAACGGAAAATCATCTAA
- the LOC109056947 gene encoding tumor necrosis factor alpha-induced protein 2-like isoform X3: MMSFSKARKEDVCQITGIEGTADEEPKEQCQKEKNKMKKPNTLKIKNLMKHRKNSKSEAALTSETLLEVDLDAIEGIAYSPGDPQVECQKQKNIGKISAKIKKWQRNSKSPETPTDNAVELDFNGNLEQNRLAEAQQQLLEAEECLFSSKEVTRGKDEEDKLQMDYEIFILRLRLVIQDSFIEDNQETLKSALISIVKEEAQDRRWAEVAADQRPIWRPTRCRQFHDTLLQIIVEQRMKNADEQNNLADNLSTSLKREVFRLGKQVQKDLLRVVRNLRECYPPDFDICRLYARLYHQAFSTRLQEFSRSNISSEECLYILSWIVEYYPKDVLKYKELEEHINSSSLGPLLPEEDLERLEKQYFSYKENEIRKWLSNAFEKEVKKWSDDIEPELMDGYYFSNFALDVLPLVDGAVKDVNTLLSSEDKAWSLLNQLDSFFLSYKTSLEKLIKRNPENIPKTLSANLDNIYQFRDYVQKPEHPFSEDTRTACLSTLADLKNICHKYFLSRIHTELKPLYQKLWTKVWFAGHSEVVEELVKELENYIENFKELKPVCREELLAELHVEVMVEYVRRMMKRKLKLKDKEQQEAAAEFICHDSSKICSVFAKVGSRQEWLSQILHKLSEILKLQDPGSLQIEIVTLARDYPDISEQHVLALLNLKTNLSSSDLRKIKGCLSEIRDTLDTESPTSFFSKVLVKRKII; this comes from the exons ATGATGTCGTTTAGCAAAGCGAGAAAAG AAGACGTTTGTCAAATCACTGGCATTGAAGGCACAGCTGATGAAGAGCCCAAAGAACAATGTCAGAAAGagaagaacaaaatgaaaaagcCAAATACTTTGAAAATTAAAAACCTTATGAAACACAGAAAGAATTCAAAATCTGAAGCTGCTCTCACCTCCGAAACACTGTTAG AGGTGGACCTTGATGCCATTGAAGGCATAGCATATTCTCCTGGTGATCCTCAAGTGGAAtgtcagaaacaaaaaaacatcggAAAAATATCAGCAAAAATCAAGAAATGGCAGAGGAATTCAAAATCCCCTGAAACTCCAACAG ATAATGCAGTGGAGTTAGATTTCAATGGGAACCTTGAGCAGAACCGTTTGGCTGAAGCACAGCAGCAGCTGTTGGAAGCGGAGGAATGTCTCTTCAGTTCAAAAGAAGTGACCAGGGGAAAAGATGAGGAAGACAAGCTGCAAATGGACTATGAGATCTTTATTTTGCGCCTGAGATTGGTCATCCAGGACTCTTTCATTGAGGACAACCAGGAGACACTCAAGAGTGCTTTGATTTCAATAGTTAAAGAGGAGGCACAAGACAGACGCTGGGCAGAAGTGGCCGCGGATCAGCGACCAATATGGAGGCCCACAAGGTGCAGACAGTTCCATGACACATTACTCCAGATTATCGTGGAGCAACGAATGAAGAATGCAGATGAACAGAACAATCTAGCAGACAACCTGTCTACCTCCTTGAAGAGAGAGGTGTTCCGACTGGGCAAACAAGTGCAGAAAGACCTGCTCAGAGTGGTCCGAAATCTGAGAGAGTGTTACCCACCAGATTTTGACATCTGCCGATTGTATGCTCGGCTCTACCATCAAGCCTTTTCCACCAGACTCCAAGAGTTTTCCAGATCCAATATCAGTTCAGAGGAATGCCTCTATATCTTGAGTTGGATTGTGGAGTACTACCCAAA AGATGTACTGAAGTATAAAGAACTAGAGGAGCACATCAACAGTTCATCACTTGGACCTCTGTTACCTGAAGAGGATCTTGAGAGATTAGAGAAACAGTACTTCTCTTACAAAGAG AATGAGATCAGAAAGTGGTTATCCAATGCTTTTGAAAAAGAAGTGAAAAAATGGAGTGATGACATCGAACCAGAGCTGATGGATGGATACTACTTCAGTAACTTTGCTTTAGATGTTTTACCA cttgttgatgGGGCTGTAAAAGATGTCAACACACTTTTGAGCAGTGAAGATAAAGCCTGGAGTCTTCTAAACCAGCTGGACAGCTTTTTTCTGAG CTATAAGACAAGTCTGGAGAAACTTATTAAAAGAAACCCAGAAAACATTCCTAAAACTCTCAGTGCTAATCTGGATAATATTTACCAGTTTAG GGATTATGTACAAAAACCAGAGCATCCTTTCTCAGAGGACACCAGAACAGCTTGCCTGTCCACATTAGCAGATCTCAAAAACATTTGTCACAAATACTTCCTCAGTCGAATTCACACTGAGCTAAAG CCGCTGTACCAAAAACTGTGGACTAAAGTTTGGTTTGCTGGACATTCTGAAGTTGTGGAGGAACTGGTGAAGGAGCTTGAGAATTACATAGAGAATTTCAAAGAGCTAAAGCCCGTCTGCAGAGAG GAGCTACTGGCTGAGCTGCATGTAGAAGTAATGGTTGAGTATGTGAGGCGAATGATGAAgagaaaactgaaactgaaagacAAAGAGCAACAAGAAGCAGCTGCTGAATTCATCTGCCACGACAGCAGTAAAATCTGCTCTGTGTTTGCCAAAGTG GGATCCAGACAGGAATGGCTCAGTCAAATACTGCACAAATTATCAGAGATTCTGAAACTGCAGGATCCTGGGAGTTTGCAAATTGAGATAGTTACTCTGGCAAGAGACTATCCTGACATTAG TGAGCAACATGTTCTTGCTCTCCTAAACCTGAAGACCAACCTTTCAAGCTCAGATCTGCGCAAGATCAAAGGGTGTCTGAGTGAAATCAGAGACACGCTGGACACAGAGTCCCCTACTTCCTTCTTTTCTAAAGTACTCGTCAAACGGAAAATCATCTAA
- the LOC109056947 gene encoding tumor necrosis factor alpha-induced protein 2-like isoform X2, which produces MSRYLINNPTEAVPAAIDKHGDKGEDVCQITGIEGTADEEPKEQCQKEKNKMKKPNTLKIKNLMKHRKNSKSEAALTSETLLEVDLDAIEGIAYSPGDPQVECQKQKNIGKISAKIKKWQRNSKSPETPTDNAVELDFNGNLEQNRLAEAQQQLLEAEECLFSSKEVTRGKDEEDKLQMDYEIFILRLRLVIQDSFIEDNQETLKSALISIVKEEAQDRRWAEVAADQRPIWRPTRCRQFHDTLLQIIVEQRMKNADEQNNLADNLSTSLKREVFRLGKQVQKDLLRVVRNLRECYPPDFDICRLYARLYHQAFSTRLQEFSRSNISSEECLYILSWIVEYYPKDVLKYKELEEHINSSSLGPLLPEEDLERLEKQYFSYKENEIRKWLSNAFEKEVKKWSDDIEPELMDGYYFSNFALDVLPLVDGAVKDVNTLLSSEDKAWSLLNQLDSFFLSYKTSLEKLIKRNPENIPKTLSANLDNIYQFRDYVQKPEHPFSEDTRTACLSTLADLKNICHKYFLSRIHTELKPLYQKLWTKVWFAGHSEVVEELVKELENYIENFKELKPVCREELLAELHVEVMVEYVRRMMKRKLKLKDKEQQEAAAEFICHDSSKICSVFAKVGSRQEWLSQILHKLSEILKLQDPGSLQIEIVTLARDYPDISEQHVLALLNLKTNLSSSDLRKIKGCLSEIRDTLDTESPTSFFSKVLVKRKII; this is translated from the exons ATGAGCCGTTACCTGATAAACAATCCCACCGAAGCGGTACCAGCTGCAATAGATAAACACGGAGACAAAGGAGAAG ACGTTTGTCAAATCACTGGCATTGAAGGCACAGCTGATGAAGAGCCCAAAGAACAATGTCAGAAAGagaagaacaaaatgaaaaagcCAAATACTTTGAAAATTAAAAACCTTATGAAACACAGAAAGAATTCAAAATCTGAAGCTGCTCTCACCTCCGAAACACTGTTAG AGGTGGACCTTGATGCCATTGAAGGCATAGCATATTCTCCTGGTGATCCTCAAGTGGAAtgtcagaaacaaaaaaacatcggAAAAATATCAGCAAAAATCAAGAAATGGCAGAGGAATTCAAAATCCCCTGAAACTCCAACAG ATAATGCAGTGGAGTTAGATTTCAATGGGAACCTTGAGCAGAACCGTTTGGCTGAAGCACAGCAGCAGCTGTTGGAAGCGGAGGAATGTCTCTTCAGTTCAAAAGAAGTGACCAGGGGAAAAGATGAGGAAGACAAGCTGCAAATGGACTATGAGATCTTTATTTTGCGCCTGAGATTGGTCATCCAGGACTCTTTCATTGAGGACAACCAGGAGACACTCAAGAGTGCTTTGATTTCAATAGTTAAAGAGGAGGCACAAGACAGACGCTGGGCAGAAGTGGCCGCGGATCAGCGACCAATATGGAGGCCCACAAGGTGCAGACAGTTCCATGACACATTACTCCAGATTATCGTGGAGCAACGAATGAAGAATGCAGATGAACAGAACAATCTAGCAGACAACCTGTCTACCTCCTTGAAGAGAGAGGTGTTCCGACTGGGCAAACAAGTGCAGAAAGACCTGCTCAGAGTGGTCCGAAATCTGAGAGAGTGTTACCCACCAGATTTTGACATCTGCCGATTGTATGCTCGGCTCTACCATCAAGCCTTTTCCACCAGACTCCAAGAGTTTTCCAGATCCAATATCAGTTCAGAGGAATGCCTCTATATCTTGAGTTGGATTGTGGAGTACTACCCAAA AGATGTACTGAAGTATAAAGAACTAGAGGAGCACATCAACAGTTCATCACTTGGACCTCTGTTACCTGAAGAGGATCTTGAGAGATTAGAGAAACAGTACTTCTCTTACAAAGAG AATGAGATCAGAAAGTGGTTATCCAATGCTTTTGAAAAAGAAGTGAAAAAATGGAGTGATGACATCGAACCAGAGCTGATGGATGGATACTACTTCAGTAACTTTGCTTTAGATGTTTTACCA cttgttgatgGGGCTGTAAAAGATGTCAACACACTTTTGAGCAGTGAAGATAAAGCCTGGAGTCTTCTAAACCAGCTGGACAGCTTTTTTCTGAG CTATAAGACAAGTCTGGAGAAACTTATTAAAAGAAACCCAGAAAACATTCCTAAAACTCTCAGTGCTAATCTGGATAATATTTACCAGTTTAG GGATTATGTACAAAAACCAGAGCATCCTTTCTCAGAGGACACCAGAACAGCTTGCCTGTCCACATTAGCAGATCTCAAAAACATTTGTCACAAATACTTCCTCAGTCGAATTCACACTGAGCTAAAG CCGCTGTACCAAAAACTGTGGACTAAAGTTTGGTTTGCTGGACATTCTGAAGTTGTGGAGGAACTGGTGAAGGAGCTTGAGAATTACATAGAGAATTTCAAAGAGCTAAAGCCCGTCTGCAGAGAG GAGCTACTGGCTGAGCTGCATGTAGAAGTAATGGTTGAGTATGTGAGGCGAATGATGAAgagaaaactgaaactgaaagacAAAGAGCAACAAGAAGCAGCTGCTGAATTCATCTGCCACGACAGCAGTAAAATCTGCTCTGTGTTTGCCAAAGTG GGATCCAGACAGGAATGGCTCAGTCAAATACTGCACAAATTATCAGAGATTCTGAAACTGCAGGATCCTGGGAGTTTGCAAATTGAGATAGTTACTCTGGCAAGAGACTATCCTGACATTAG TGAGCAACATGTTCTTGCTCTCCTAAACCTGAAGACCAACCTTTCAAGCTCAGATCTGCGCAAGATCAAAGGGTGTCTGAGTGAAATCAGAGACACGCTGGACACAGAGTCCCCTACTTCCTTCTTTTCTAAAGTACTCGTCAAACGGAAAATCATCTAA